The genomic DNA GTAGTTTTCACCAAATCCAGAGTGTCTACCGCCTTCTTCCTTTGATAAGATATATAGGGAGGATAAGAATTTGGTGTGAGCCTTGACAGTACCTGGTTTACACAAGACCATCCCTCTCTTCAGTTGATCTCTTCTGACACCTCTTAATAGAATACCAGCATTATCACCAGCCATAGCTTGgtccaattcttttctaAACATTTCAATACCAGTAACGATAGTCTTGATCGGAGTTGTATTGTGACCAacgatttcaatttcttcacccTTCTTCAAATTACCTCTTTCAACACGGCCAGTAACCACTGTACCTCTACCAGAGATCGAGAAAATATCTTCAACTGGCATCAAGAATGGTTTTTCTAGATCTCTCTTTGGGGTTGGAATGTATTCATCGACGGCTTCGAGTAATTTCATAACTGCCTGTTCACCAATTTCCGGTTGACGATCTTCCAAAGCGCAAAGAGCTGAACCCATGATGACTGGAACGTTATCACCGTCGAAGCCGTACTGAGTTAACAACTCTctcatttccatttcaacCAATTCCAACATTTCCGGGTCGTCCATTGTATCAACCTTGTTaacaaaaacaacaatATGCTGAACACCCACCTGTCTTGCTAGCAACAAATGCTCTCTAGTTTGTGGCATTTGACCGTCGGTGGCGGCAACAACAATAATCGCACCATCCATCTGAGCAGCACCTGTAATCATGTTTTTGATGTAATCGGCATGTCCGGGACAGTCGACGTGCGAGTAATGTCTATTCGCTGTTTCGTACTCAACATGCGCAGTAGATATAGTAATCCCACGGGCTCTTTCTTCAGGAGCCTTATCGATAGCGGCATAATCTAAGAAGTCGGCACCACCGTTTTTGGCTAAAGTTTTCGTAATGGCAGCTGTCAAAGTTGTTTTACCATGATCAACGTGTCCAATGGTACCGACGTTTAAATGCGGTTTCTTACGATCGAACGCAGCAGCAGATATACGCAACGATGAAGAGAAGTTTCTTGCCAAACTGGCTGGTCTTAAGAAACCTCTACACAAAGCTCCAGAGGGCAACCTCAACAAAGACATCACGGCACTTGCTCTAGATGTGTAAATCCTCTACGTATGAGCCAGAAATATGGAAGTGGAACAAATATCCAatgcaaattttgaagcctTTCCTGGAACCGGGGGGAAAACCGAAGTGAAAAAACCTGGGTCGGGTAACCGCGCCAATCCAGCAAGCACAACAAAAGCTAATATCAGACATATAAACGCACAACGAGCAGCGCGGTCACCGGGCCCGTGAGGCCGACAGAAACCAGTCGCAGAAGAGATGGCAAGATATTACTGTGAGTACTGTCACTCGTACCTGACACACGACACGCTCAGCGTCAGGAAATCGCATCTTGTGGGAAAGAACCATCTGCGAATAACTGCGGACTACTACCGAAACAAGGCCAGAGACGAGAACAAATGCATCTTCCGGCAGAAAAAAACCCACAGACCGGCTCCAGCCCCACCTTCACGCCCACCGGACAGTCCCAAACCCGCCGCTCTGCACTGCTTGTCCAACAGCGAAAACAAGAGCGCTGCAAGACTCGCTCGCGCACACAAGAAAGAGCTGGCGCAGCCCCACACAGGCATCCTACACAAACTCTACGATGGCTCGCCAGGATACTCCAAAGTCTTCATAGACTCCAACCGGCTCGACATAGGGGACCTGGTCAGGGCCAACAGGCTCCCGCAACGCGCCAACGCCGCCGCCGACACCGCCACACCGCAGGCGCGCACGAGAAACGAGACCGTCGCCCACAAGAACTGCACCACCACCGAATTCTCCCTCGAGCCCCCGCGCATCCTGACCCAGTGGAGCAGCACCGTCCCGAAAACAAGACTGTACAACGACAACGGCGGCTCGCTCATCAAGTCGATCGACGAGtccagaaaaagaatactCAGACGGAAAAAGTACTGAACTGCGAGTCCTGGCCCAGAACTGTCCAGACTGCCGCGCAGCGTCTCAGCAGCGTAACCACATGCGCCCACACTACGTCGCATTATATTAAGTTGCGTTATATTAATCATTAAACCATTACGTAGAAAATTACCTATCCAATAGCATGCTATCATCCGATCGACACTCACGCCGCGAATCCCGCCGCCTCCTGCTTCTCCTCGTCGCAGCACTCGTCGCTTGCGTCCTCGTCCTGCACCCGCGAAAGAATGACCAGAAAAACCACTCCCACCACCAGCAGCATGATCACCCCGATCAAAAACCATATCAGTATTATGCCCAGATAGTTATCTATGGGCTCGTCCTCGAAGTCGAGGCAGTTCATGAAAAACCGGTACACATTACTATTACTCATTCTACTCCGATGCGATGCCCCTGTCTGTGCTGGCTGTGCTTGCTGTGCTGGCGCCAATATGTTCAGGGCTGTGCTGGTCTCTTTTATATAAATACAGGTGTAAAGATATCTGCCTCCGAACTGTGCTGCTGCCGGGGGCATCGACACCACGATGGATCGCCAGAGTAAATCAATTACTATTCCCCTTTTCGTAAAGCAATTAAATAATAACTCACTGCACTTGACACTGAATTACTAAGATATTTCACTCTTCGCTTCACTGTGCGTTGCAGTGCAGCGCACTCCATGGCAGTGCCGTCCGTCCGCCGGTCACTCCGCTTCGCTTCGCTGAGTAAAGCAGCCAAAGCAGCCAAAGCAGCTAAAACGCATCCAAGCTGCCCTTCTCGGTGCACCTTACGCATATCGAAAATAAGCTCTGTATCCATGATTCTTCCATCTGTATCTATGCCGCCGATAGTCGCGCAGAATGTGCCGCCGAACGGGCGCTCCCTTAAAGCGTAGCAGCAACCGGACAAAACGGACGTGAGCATCCGCGGGTACGAGGCTCCGAGGGCAGCTGGGCGTTTAAATTTCGCAGGCAAACGGGGGGCGAGCGAGGGGACCGGACAGACGACGGATCAAAATGACGCCGGCCCTTGAAGCGAGTGTCCATAATAAGCGCGGGTAACCAAAGAAGGGTGCGTTTGCCCAATGCAGCAAATGGACCAGGAGGGGGCGGCGCCCGGAACGAGGGAGCGGGCAACGGCGGGCCGGGTAACGGCGCGGTGCCGCTCGTGCGGAGCGATGGAGATGCCGTCGGGCTGGCGTGTCGGTGTCGCTTGCGACGAGCCAATCAGTGGTCGCAGCGTGCCCCGAAGTGGCAGGAGGGCGCCAGGCGGCTGGATGGTGATGGGTGGTGGGTTATGCTCTCGAGACAGTATTAGACATCTTTCAGTTGAACAGAGAGCAGGGCAGGTGAGTACAAGaggcagcagcagcagtaAGACACGTTCAGACACGTTTCCTTGAGTCGCCCGCACAATGTTCCAAGTCGCTTTCAGAAGAACCTCTTCGTTGTTACAAAGATCGAACGTCCGCCTGCTATCGTCGAGCCCCGCCAGACGCAACGTCGTCCAGGAACTGTACTTGAGAGAGCTCAAGAATGTCAAGCTGAGTCCAATCACTGCTAAGGATGCAGAGGGGAGTGTCAAGCCATGGAGTGAGCCGGTAAAGCCAAGCATCCCTGACGTCGAGGCACAGGGCAACGATGCGTTGAAGGCGTATCAAGACGAGCTGGTGGAGACCAAGGGCAGCGAGGCAGGCGCATCGGAAGACGGCAATATCGAGGACGACTGGCTTGTCCTGGACGACGTCGAAGAAGAGTCGCACTCGCACTGAAAAcgaaaaatatatatatatattcaaaCTATGCAAAACGTGTAATTTCAATCCGTCAAGTATGCGTGAGCCTCTGGGTGGAGATTGGCAGGTGTCTGTGCCAATATAGCGATggctttttttgttttttagTGTACATAGCAGGCGCGCTCGATGCACACATGTACACATGGACGTACGCCCAGCAAGCGGTGTGTCGTAGGGCAAGGTAAGGCACACACGGATGAAATTTCGCAGTATCGAGGAGGCTGCTGGGTATGTGAACTCGCAGCTGGTTCTCAAGGGGTTCCTGAAACACGAGCTGTTGCTGAAGCTCGACGGCacaattgatgataacAGGCTCGTGGTGAACACCATCCACAGGCTGCTGAGGTCGCTCGACGACAAAAACGCACAGATATTGGAACTGCACGCCAGACAGCAGTTGCAGGACCAAGCCTCCCAAAAGGCACAACCAGAGCCTGTCGAAAAGTCTCCGAGAGCCGTGAGAAAGCTCGCAAGAGTGGTGAAGCCCACAGACAAATCGCCTCGCACTGACTCAAAGCTGCTTTCACAGCGGTACAAAGTGAAGGTGAACAAGCTAGAATCTACCATAGAAGAGCTCCGGCAGCAGCTTCAGCTGGAGCGAAACAGAAGGCACAACGGAACAAGCCATGCCAGCGATTTGACTTGGGAAATAAATCAAGATGTGACAGCATTGTCGCGAAATGTTCACTACACGCAGGTAGCGAAGTACGAGGAAGAAATCTCATCGCTGCTCGAAACCCGCGATGAGCATCAAGAATTGGCTCGCGAATTGGCCCAGTTCCTCGAAACTGTCAACCGCTACACATATTCAAGTGTGATAATGGGGGTCCGTGGTCTTCCGCCCCCTGCTAGAAGCCCGCGACTCCAGCAGCTGTCAAACGATGATCTTCAGGAACTCATAGCCGACTGGTACGAGATCGTGGCAATAGCGCAGAATTCGCAATCGCCTGAACCGTAGCAACAGAGCCTATATTTCCCACACAGCGGTTTATATATCGatgtttttcattttgagaCTCTAGTACAGGTGGCACCCGTGTACTATGAGCTACGTACataaagatatcaaattttttttttccccTTTGGCCATCTCAAAGAATCCAGTTCAAGTaatgatttgaataataaCACACAAGTGATTCAAGAGTCTTCATCGCAAGATCTTTCCAACCCGTTCAACTGTgttcaagaaagagatatataaacaTATATTTAGATAACAATGTCTGCCCCAGCTGCTAATGCTCAAGGTGAGGTTCCAACTTTTAAACTAGTTCTTGTTGGTGATGGTGGTACTGGTAAAACCACATTTGTTAAGAGACATTTGACCggtgaatttgaaaagaaatatattGCTACAATTGGTGTTGAAGTCCACCCATTGTCTTTCTACACCAACTTTGGTGAAATTAAGTTCGATGTTTGGGATACCGCTggtcaagaaaaatttggtgGTCTAAGAGACGGCTACTATATCAACGCACAATGTGGTATCATCATGTTCGATGTTACTTCAAGGATCACTTATAAGAACGTTCCAAACTGGCACAGAGATTTGGTCCGTGTTTGTGAGAATATTCCAATCGTTCTATGTGGTAACAAAGTTGATGTCAAAGAGAGAAAAGTCAAGGCAAAGACAATCACTTTCCacagaaagaagaatttgcaATACTACGATATCTCCGCCAAATCCAATtacaactttgaaaagccCTTCTTGTGGTTAGCCAGAAAATTGGCTGGTAACCCACAATTGGAATTCGTCGCTTCCCCAGCTTTGGCTCCACCAGAGGTCCAAGTTGACGAACAATTGATGCAACAATACCAACAAGAAATGGAACAAGCCACTGCATTACCATTGCCagatgaggatgatgcTGATTTATAATCAGCAAAAAGCATACTTCGTTTGTTTTTGCTCCATTATCGACTCTTTTCCCTGAAGGTTTGTTTAATCGATTACCCACTTATTTCTATATAgaatatatatgaaagatCATACTGAAGGAGAAGCTGCTATatttcagaagaaaaaaatttatctcAAGCTATAATTTGTGTCGTGTAgtactttcttttcaatggatcttttttttgtcattcGCAACCGTGCTACATGAAAACAACGAAAATTGATAGTTCTGAACAAGTGTCATAAACCTGTAAATTTAGAAACATTGACGTTTGTTTTCTTTCGTACAGTAGTAAGTTGTAACTACTAGTCTATTTGAGCATGGCAACTTTGCAATACGATATaaatacaaagaaaatcagTGGTTCTGGTACTGTTTTGGAATCGCAGGAAATTAACATTGCACAAATCAATGCTTTGACACAATCACTAGTCGCAGAATCTAATCCCAACTTTACTCCTCAACCTCACGATGACTCAACTAAACTGATTAAAAATCTGTTCGAGAGCGGGTTGAAAAATGCCAAACAGAACAGATTGCCAGAAGCTTTGAAGAACATCACGTTGGCGATTGAAATGGCTCAACGTAAGAGGGCACCCTGGGAAGCATTTGCTGTTCAACTACAAGAAATGCAATTCATGTTGCGTCACAAAATAGATCTTTCATTGGTACAGggaaaatatttggatgCATTGCAAGATCTAGACATGCTGCTTAATACTGGCTTGGTTCAACCAGAAATAATGATAAGGAAAACAGACGCTTTGCTTAAATTAGGTCAGTTGGATCAAGCACGTATTGATTGTGAAAGAGGCTTGAGTTTACAACCACAAAATGTTAAACTAAAGGCTCTCATGTTAGAATGCACAAGACGTTTAGCTAATTACAACGGCGATATTTAGGCGGTGCCACTCTATCACAATTATTTTTACTTCTAGGACAGGTTATATAGAGATatagaaacaaaaaagagcCTCCGGGGGGGCATTGAAATCTGTTATTAGCATagtattttcttgatctaCCGCTGATCTCgcttttttgtttttcggTGTGGTCCTCTTTCCATAACCACAGAACAACTTGgggaaaaaaattttcgaattttgaaattcttaCTCATTGACTGCAATTCTTCAGTAAAGAAACAAGCTAGAGTCTTTTTCGGCAATGGCATCCTCCACAGCGTTGtctttatcttcatcatccagTTCAGATATTAATGTTACCATCGAATCGTTTCTCGCCAGATTGAGAAGGAGGCAGATAGACTCACCATATGCCATGGCACTAGAAACATTACAGATTCTCAAAAGGTTCATATCTGCCGCTCGTTGGTCTCACGTCAACGAGCTGATTGAGCAAATTAGAGATCTAGCTAATAGACTGGAGAAGGCTCAACCAACTGCGTTTTGTTGCGGCAACGTTATAAAGAGAATTCTAGCTGTTATCCGTGATGAGGTTGAAGAAGACTTACGCGATAGCCTTGTTGGCATAGAAAGCAATGCATTGATTAATACTGTCACAGAGCCCATGATCTCCTCGATGTTTAACCTTCTGCAAAAACCAGaaaatcaacaacaaccaCAACAACAACCACAACAACTACAACATAAACTACAGAAAAATAACCAAAAAAGCAAAACAGACTTCCGTCAGGTAGCCATCCAAGGTATAAAAGATCTTATAGATGAAATCACAAATATAGATGATGGAATTCAACAAATTGCTATCGACCTAATCCATGACCACGAACTTCTACTGACGCCGACACCCGAATCCAAAACGGTTCTTAAATTTCTTATAAAGACTCGTGAAAGAAGTAATAGAACCTTTACCGTTTTAGTTACTGAGGGATTCCCAACCAATACATCGAAAGCACATGAATTTGCTAAGAAACTTGCACAACACAACATAGAAACTATAATCATACCTGATTCAGCAGTATTTGCCTTAATGTCTCGGGTTGGAAAAGTAATCATCGGTACAAAAGCCGTTTTCGTTAACGGTGGTTCCATATCATCAACATCGGGTGTTTCTTCCGTTTGTGAATGTGCTAGAGAATTCAAAACACCCGTTTTCGCCGTTGCAGGTCTGTACAAGCTATCCCCACTATATCcatttgatgttgaaaaattcgtTGAGTTTGGCGGTTCGCAATGCGTGTTACCCTTAATGGATCCACAAAATAGACTCGATATCATAAATCCAATTACAGATTACATTCCACCGGAGAACATAGATATCTATATCACTAACATTGGAGGCTTTGCACCAAGTTTCATATATCGTGTGGCGTGGGATAACTACAAACAAGTTGATGTTCATTTAGATCAAGTTTCTGCTTGAAACATTTTCGCCATCTTACAAGAGCACATCACAAAGTGACAAATACTATCAATGCATAGtctcaaaatgaaaataattccataatgataataataatttTAGTGTTTTCTATCTTGCTAGACAACTCTTCCGCCCTGTGCCTCGCTCGATCAAGTTCCTTCCAATAACTCGTTCTTGAGCTGGATgatttcatattttgttcaattttggaCACGGTGAAAATCAATGGGCTAAATTAAAATCTTACTAGACTTCTTTGAGTACGAGAGTATCGCTTAATTGCTTCCACGatacattttttgtaattaGAAGTTCTTACATTGATACGTATCAGCTAGATGGTGCATGGCATAAATGCGGATGAATCACTTGAAACGTTCTTGCGTATTAACAGGTCAAGGAGCCCTTTAACATTAATATCTAGTTACTTGTTATACACGAAAACCCTTCAGTGGAATTGTTCTCGAGTAAAATATCTGCTAGCTATTATTGATGCTTAATAAGGTCGTTGTTTTTGGTGGCACTGGATTTTTGGGTAAGAGAATTTGCCAAGAAGCCATTGAAAAGGGATTTCAAGTCGTATCGCTCTCGAGATCGGGTAAACCACCAGCTCCACAATCTTTGAGAGATGAAAGATGGATAAATGAGGTGAATTGGAATAGTGCCAACGTGTTCTCTCCCGATACATACCATAAACATTTGGCAGGAAGCCCAAATGTTGTTCACTCTCTCGGAATTCTTTTGGAAGAGGAAAGCTACAAGAAGAGTGTGCGGAAACCGCTTAATATATCGCTAGATTTGAAGAACTGGTTGCCTAGTTTTGGCAAAAACCCTCTGCAAAATaaagatccaaattttACCTATGAAAGAATGAACAAACAAAGCGCTCTAATTGTGGCGGATGCTCTTATGAAGACTCTCGACCCTAGCAAAACAGCGGTAGAAGATCGTCCGTCATTTACTTACATATCGGCAGATAGAGGATTTCCACTGATTCCTGAAGGGTATATAACCTCTAAACGAGGCGCTGAGAAGGAACTGATGAAACGCGATCATCTATTGAGGCCTATTTTGATGAGACCAGGCTTCATGTTCGACTCCAataaaagatcaaaagatGCACGTTCGTACATCCACAACGCCCTGGAGCTGTTAAATTGTGGAAACAAAGTTATTTTGGGAAACAATGTGCAGCTTTTCAATGAAGTGATCAGACCAACAATTTCCATTCAACAAGTCAGCAGAAGTATCATTTCTAGGATACGAGATCAGCAATTCGAAGGTGTTGTGAACCTAGAAGATATTCTCAAAGCATAAACATTTTTATTCGTCATCAAAAGTTACAAGCATTGTCTTTATATACAAGTATTACTCTATTATTTATGGAGTatgaatttatttttttcatttatgCTATCTTCTTAAAAAGGCTTGGTAGGCTTCTTGACTAACCTGGACATTGCCGATACTCCTTAGTTGTTTTTTACCCTCTTTCTGTTTTGAAAGTAACTTCTTCCTTCTGGAAACGTCGGATGCATGCAATTTAGCCAAAACAtcctttcttcttgcttTTATTGTCTCACGAGCCAATATCTTACCATTTGCTCTTGCTTGGATTACCACTTCGTATAGTTGAgatttgataaattcttTAAATTTTGTCACCCATTCTTTGCCAACACGATCAACTTGAGATCTATGCATAACTTGAGCTAACGCATCCACCCCCTTGCCATTTACTAGTAGTTCTAGCTTGACAACATCAGAATCGAAGTATCCAATATCTTCGTAATCAAGGGATGCATAGCCTCTCGACACCGACTTTAACTTGCCGAAGAAATCGTCAACAAGTTGTGCTAAAGGTAAATGGTATTTTAGCATAACTTGACCTGTCATGTTCAAACAGGATATCTCAATTTGCTGCCCCCGATTATTATCGCATAATTTTATGACGCTTCCGAGATATTCTTGTGGTAAGGTCATTATAGCCTCAACATAAGGTTCCTGAAAACACATTATTTTCGTTTTACGCAGAGCCAAGTCTGGAAAGTCGTCAGGGTTAGTGATGATCTTATCTGTTCCATCTCTGAATTTGATCAGATACGGCACAGTTGGCTGAGTAATAATTAATTTCGATCCGTACTCTTTTTCTAATCGTTCTCTGAACACCGATGCATGTAGTGAACCAAGAAAACCCAATCTCCAGCCCTGTCCTAAAGCATTAGATGTTTCACGCTGTAACAAAACGGATCTATCATTCAGCACCAACCTGTTGATATCGTCATCCAAAGCTTTGAATTCAGCACCATCCGCGGGAAATGCACCAACAAATACCATCGGTTTCGTTTCTTCAAACCCTGGGAGGACTTCCGTTTCCGATTCACGACCAAAGTGCATTAATGTGTCTCCAATCTTCGCCTCTTTCGAAGCTTTCATACCTGGAACAATATAGCCAACTTGCCCGGTGCTGAGGGATCCAGTAGGTATCCTATCGGGATACATGATACCAATTTCTCTGATCTCATACTTCTTATCCGTTTGAGCACTAATAATTTTATCGCCCTTTCGGAGTTTTCCGTCAACTATGTGTACCAGTAACACGACTCCCATGTAAGAGTCATACCAGGAATCTACTAAAAGGGCCCTGAATGGCTTCGTGCTGAGACCTTGTGGAGGCGGAATACGGTCGATAATAGCTGGTAGCAAATCAGCTTTTATGTTAAGCCCCGTTTTGGCACTTACACGTATGATATCCTCTTCAGGTAGTTCAAATGTGTTCACTATTTGGTCTTCTGCCTGTGCAATATCGGCGAGGTCCAAATCTATTTTATTAATCACGGGTACAAGCGTCAAGCCCATGCTGTATGCAAGGTAAAAATTTGCAACAGTTTGTGCTTGTACACCCTGAGAGGCATCCACCAGTAAGAGAGCACCACCACAGGATGCATATGATCTTGACACCTCACCTCTGAAATCGACATGACCAGGAGTATCGACCAGGTGTAGCAAATAGTCCTTGCAATTTCTCTTATCATGGTAAAACATTGAACAGGTTTGAGCTTTGATGGTAATgcctctttctctttcaacttCTAGTTTATCCAATACCTGTTTGTTTCCATCTCCTTGCTTAATGACGTTTGTCAATTCCAGTAACCTGTCACTCAAGGTAGATTTACCATGATCCACATGAGCAACGATGGAAAAGTTTCTATAGTTTTCGATCGGGATgtcttcaattcttttttgaagtgCTTCTAATTTAGTTGGTGCGTTAGCATGAGTATATCGAATAAATGACGTCCAGACGTTCTGCACCGATGGCCTTCGTATGAGCCGAAATTTAAGCATAAATTGTAAGTGGgaaagaaaacttcaatGTAACCACTGCATGGAATTTGGTTTATAAGGACGGCGTATCAACTATCAAAGTTTTGCAAAGGTTTTGCCAAAAACATATGGAAGGCATCGCGAAAGGGTCTCGATATCTGATTGAGCGGTTGGAAAAACAAAGCAGATATCTTTATATGACACAGAGGAGCTGCTAGATGAAGTTAAAGCTTATAATAAATGGATGCGAGAGTCCAGAAGATTACAAACTGCTGAGTACTGCGATTTCAAATGTAGCATCGCTGAGACAGACAGCTGTTTTAAGGTTCAATAGTGAGAAAGTAGTTTTTATTTCTACACCCAAGTCATTATCTGGCAGCAGTAGTACAATACTACAAGATGACAGCAGTCAGTTATGGTGCACTATACCTATGGATGTATTCAAGCTCTATAACGTTGTTTCCGTGCGAGAACAAAACGCAATAACCATGGAATACAATTGTGAATATTTACAAAGCGTATTCAAGAGGTACGACCGTGCGATGAACCAAGGGAGTGGCTCTGACATGACCATTAAGTTACAAGCGATTCCGGAGACAAAGCAAGAACCGCAAAAAGATGGTAGTCGTACGCCCAAACGGAACACCCTTTGTACTTTACGTGTCACCTTTGAAGAGATAATACATACACAAGCTGTGGACTCAACTGTTGATCACGGTTCAAGCGTATCAACAAACATGCTTGAAAATAGTAAAACAGTGATGCACTCTTTTGAAGTGCCTGTAAAAATGCTTTTTCGGGCTCAAGATGCAAGAATATTAGAACCCTCCATcgattattcaaaaatacaaatagATAAGTTGCCTCCCTTCACAAGTTCATTCGGACCATCCTTTCTGAATTTTATGAAgagaattgaaagatacAACAGCGTCAAACATGTGAAACTCAGTGCGTTACGAAAggaagatgaggaagaaggCTATCAAGATCAGCTCAGAATGATAGTCGAAGGGGCTGCATGGGATTCAGAAATCGCCTGGAATGGAGTCCTGGATCCCGTAGCACCATCTGGAGCAGTATCTGATATGTCACAAAGATCCGACTTGGATAAAATCGACGCAGATAGGCAGGAACTACTCGACGATGAATACGAAAGCATGAGAGTTGAAGATAGTGAAATGACAGGAAATATTGCACATGAATCAGATGTCCAGTTGAATGACATATCAGTAATGGTTGAGAAAGccgaaaaagaaagcataCACTTACATGAAGTTTTCATACAACCCAAAGACTGGAGAGTTTGTCATAGGCTTTATATCgcatttgaagaagtcATCTTGGCAATATCTCATGATCAATCTTGCGTTTTACATTGTTCTCTTGACAGGAGTGTCTTTAACGacgatgataatgatgatgaaatggaTACGAAAGCCAGAGAAAGAGGTCAAATCGTTTACTATATGCTTCGATCGAAGCGGCTATAAAAAGAGTAAAAAGCTCATAGATAACAGATGATTAggcatttttttcagcaaatTCTCTAACAAAATTAGCTAATTTTTGAACACTTTCAACAGATAAAGCATTGTAAATAGAGGCTCTGAAGCCACCAACAGAACGATGACCTTTCAACCCAGTTAGGTTCAACTCTGCAGCTTCTTTtaagaatttttcatctaGACCTTCCTTCTTTAGAGTGAATACaacattcatttttgatctGCAAGACTTGTCAACAGGCATATTGTAAAAGTTTGGGAACTGATCCAAAGATGTGTACAAAATATCTGCCTTTTTCTCGTTTTCGAACTGTTGCGCTTTGACACCACCTTTCTTTAGtaaatgttgaaaaaccAAGTCCATGACATGAAGAGTAAATATTGGGATAGTGTTGTAGGCGGAGTTATTTTTCACAACGGTTGGGAAATCAAAGGCTATTGGGGTAATTGGCAAACCCGCCTTATGTATTTCCTCCTCTGAtgctttcttgatatcttcCAAGATTGACTTCTTGATAATGTACAACGTCAATCCCGCAAGCCCAATATTCTTTTGCGCACCAGCAATAATTAGACCGTATTGCGACACTGGAATTTCCCGTGATAAAATATCACTTGACAGATCAGCAACAAGCTCAATATCTGGATTCGAAGTAACACATTCAGGTAGTCTTGGCCATTCAACACCATGCACGGTTTCATTTTCGCAAAGGTACACATATGAGAACTGGCCATCCTTGACTTTACCGGCCCATTCGGATTCTGGTGGTATAGAGCCATATTTACCATTGTTataatcttttgaattgaaGATGACCTCAGTTGGCACTCTTAGCCTTTTTGCTTCCTCGAGGGATTTCTGTGACCAGGACCCAGTGACCAAATACCCTGCAGTTCCAACTTTACCAGTCTTACCCAAGTAAGCAGCGGACAAATTCGATGCGATGGATGAAAATCCTGTGGTGCCACCACCCTG from Zygotorulaspora mrakii chromosome 7, complete sequence includes the following:
- the MEC3 gene encoding Mec3p (similar to Saccharomyces cerevisiae MEC3 (YLR288C); ancestral locus Anc_6.85); amino-acid sequence: MKLKLIINGCESPEDYKLLSTAISNVASLRQTAVLRFNSEKVVFISTPKSLSGSSSTILQDDSSQLWCTIPMDVFKLYNVVSVREQNAITMEYNCEYLQSVFKRYDRAMNQGSGSDMTIKLQAIPETKQEPQKDGSRTPKRNTLCTLRVTFEEIIHTQAVDSTVDHGSSVSTNMLENSKTVMHSFEVPVKMLFRAQDARILEPSIDYSKIQIDKLPPFTSSFGPSFLNFMKRIERYNSVKHVKLSALRKEDEEEGYQDQLRMIVEGAAWDSEIAWNGVLDPVAPSGAVSDMSQRSDLDKIDADRQELLDDEYESMRVEDSEMTGNIAHESDVQLNDISVMVEKAEKESIHLHEVFIQPKDWRVCHRLYIAFEEVILAISHDQSCVLHCSLDRSVFNDDDNDDEMDTKARERGQIVYYMLRSKRL
- the GUF1 gene encoding GTPase GUF1 (similar to Saccharomyces cerevisiae GUF1 (YLR289W); ancestral locus Anc_6.86) — encoded protein: MLKFRLIRRPSVQNVWTSFIRYTHANAPTKLEALQKRIEDIPIENYRNFSIVAHVDHGKSTLSDRLLELTNVIKQGDGNKQVLDKLEVERERGITIKAQTCSMFYHDKRNCKDYLLHLVDTPGHVDFRGEVSRSYASCGGALLLVDASQGVQAQTVANFYLAYSMGLTLVPVINKIDLDLADIAQAEDQIVNTFELPEEDIIRVSAKTGLNIKADLLPAIIDRIPPPQGLSTKPFRALLVDSWYDSYMGVVLLVHIVDGKLRKGDKIISAQTDKKYEIREIGIMYPDRIPTGSLSTGQVGYIVPGMKASKEAKIGDTLMHFGRESETEVLPGFEETKPMVFVGAFPADGAEFKALDDDINRLVLNDRSVLLQRETSNALGQGWRLGFLGSLHASVFRERLEKEYGSKLIITQPTVPYLIKFRDGTDKIITNPDDFPDLALRKTKIMCFQEPYVEAIMTLPQEYLGSVIKLCDNNRGQQIEISCLNMTGQVMLKYHLPLAQLVDDFFGKLKSVSRGYASLDYEDIGYFDSDVVKLELLVNGKGVDALAQVMHRSQVDRVGKEWVTKFKEFIKSQLYEVVIQARANGKILARETIKARRKDVLAKLHASDVSRRKKLLSKQKEGKKQLRSIGNVQVSQEAYQAFLRR
- the GCD7 gene encoding translation initiation factor eIF2B subunit beta (similar to Saccharomyces cerevisiae GCD7 (YLR291C); ancestral locus Anc_6.88) encodes the protein MASSTALSLSSSSSSDINVTIESFLARLRRRQIDSPYAMALETLQILKRFISAARWSHVNELIEQIRDLANRLEKAQPTAFCCGNVIKRILAVIRDEVEEDLRDSLVGIESNALINTVTEPMISSMFNLLQKPENQQQPQQQPQQLQHKLQKNNQKSKTDFRQVAIQGIKDLIDEITNIDDGIQQIAIDLIHDHELLLTPTPESKTVLKFLIKTRERSNRTFTVLVTEGFPTNTSKAHEFAKKLAQHNIETIIIPDSAVFALMSRVGKVIIGTKAVFVNGGSISSTSGVSSVCECAREFKTPVFAVAGLYKLSPLYPFDVEKFVEFGGSQCVLPLMDPQNRLDIINPITDYIPPENIDIYITNIGGFAPSFIYRVAWDNYKQVDVHLDQVSA
- the COQ11 gene encoding ubiquinone biosynthesis protein COQ11 (similar to Saccharomyces cerevisiae YLR290C; ancestral locus Anc_6.87), with the protein product MLNKVVVFGGTGFLGKRICQEAIEKGFQVVSLSRSGKPPAPQSLRDERWINEVNWNSANVFSPDTYHKHLAGSPNVVHSLGILLEEESYKKSVRKPLNISLDLKNWLPSFGKNPLQNKDPNFTYERMNKQSALIVADALMKTLDPSKTAVEDRPSFTYISADRGFPLIPEGYITSKRGAEKELMKRDHLLRPILMRPGFMFDSNKRSKDARSYIHNALELLNCGNKVILGNNVQLFNEVIRPTISIQQVSRSIISRIRDQQFEGVVNLEDILKA